The Halorientalis sp. IM1011 genome window below encodes:
- a CDS encoding LUD domain-containing protein codes for MSTESLSTFESSVPGEVHRTTAEDAGEAIADAVESPAIGTALPYDGVSLPDSIDTDPSPSALESAATGVTPATMGIADYGTVAIPSGTAGEELVSLYTPRHVAVVAASDVVADMPTAYERLGEDFAARADTQILATGPSATADMGTLVQGVHGPSETHVVVLEDR; via the coding sequence ATGAGTACCGAGTCGCTCTCGACGTTCGAGTCGTCCGTTCCGGGGGAGGTCCACCGGACGACAGCCGAGGACGCCGGCGAGGCCATCGCCGACGCCGTCGAATCACCCGCGATCGGGACGGCGCTGCCCTACGACGGGGTTTCGCTGCCGGATTCCATCGACACCGACCCGTCCCCGTCGGCGCTGGAATCGGCGGCCACGGGCGTCACGCCGGCGACGATGGGGATCGCCGACTATGGGACAGTCGCGATTCCCTCGGGCACGGCTGGCGAGGAACTGGTCAGCCTCTACACGCCCCGCCACGTCGCCGTGGTCGCGGCCAGCGACGTGGTTGCCGACATGCCGACGGCCTACGAGCGACTCGGCGAGGACTTCGCCGCCCGAGCGGATACGCAGATCCTGGCGACGGGTCCGAGCGCGACGGCCGACATGGGGACGCTCGTGCAGGGTGTGCACGGCCCCTCCGAGACGCACGTCGTCGTGCTGGAGGACCGATGA
- a CDS encoding heterodisulfide reductase-related iron-sulfur binding cluster yields the protein MTHVDDGRDVVVIEPSDLAMFRRDYGKLLPERSAERLSENSYDVMEYVYGLLDNGADAEGLDAPGDDGDADIAYHSHCQQRTMGVDEYTESVLSDLGYSVRTSDVECCGMAGSFGYKSEYYEVSMDVGDHLRDDLGEVEGATLTASGTSCQEQLDVLYEREVPHPIELIAPR from the coding sequence GTGACCCACGTCGACGACGGGCGGGACGTGGTGGTGATAGAGCCCAGCGACCTGGCGATGTTCCGCCGGGACTACGGGAAACTCCTGCCCGAGCGCTCTGCTGAACGACTGTCCGAGAACAGCTACGACGTGATGGAGTACGTCTACGGCTTGCTGGACAACGGAGCCGACGCGGAGGGGCTAGACGCGCCGGGCGACGACGGCGACGCCGACATCGCCTACCACAGCCACTGCCAGCAGCGGACGATGGGCGTCGACGAGTACACGGAGTCCGTCCTGTCGGATCTGGGGTATAGCGTCCGCACCTCCGACGTGGAGTGTTGCGGGATGGCGGGGAGTTTCGGCTACAAGAGCGAGTACTACGAGGTCAGCATGGACGTGGGCGACCACCTCCGGGACGACCTCGGCGAGGTCGAGGGGGCGACGCTGACCGCCAGCGGCACCTCCTGTCAGGAGCAACTCGACGTGCTCTACGAGCGCGAGGTGCCCCATCCGATCGAACTGATCGCACCACGGTAG
- a CDS encoding PRC-barrel domain-containing protein, whose translation MDGPTQEITALVGREVYSSNGVFVGEVEDVRLDLDDVQVTGLALHEINHDLFGERARGNRGVILPYDWVQAVGDVVLVSDIIERLRTPEEEQEEEITA comes from the coding sequence ATGGACGGACCAACGCAGGAAATTACCGCACTGGTGGGGCGAGAAGTGTATTCGAGCAACGGTGTCTTCGTCGGTGAAGTCGAGGACGTGCGGCTCGATCTCGACGACGTGCAGGTCACGGGGCTGGCCCTCCACGAGATCAATCACGACCTCTTCGGCGAGCGCGCCCGCGGCAACCGCGGCGTCATCCTCCCCTACGACTGGGTGCAGGCAGTCGGGGACGTGGTGCTCGTCAGCGACATCATCGAACGGCTCCGGACGCCCGAAGAAGAGCAGGAAGAAGAGATCACGGCCTGA
- a CDS encoding sorbosone dehydrogenase family protein encodes MTRRRDLLRVGAAAVGGALAGCSFLESNTQPSESVGTEQVAAGFTAPLGMETVGDGRFLIADQTGQVYPVDSDGRREEPVLDLTDRMVELNPGYDERGLLGIATGPNFAERRRLFVRYSAPLRSEMPDGYSHTFVLSSFAVDENLRADPSSERIVLEIPEPQANHNAGSVTFGPDGFLYVGVGDGGGGNDVGQGHVSDWYDRNDGGNGQDMTENLLGSILRIDVREGAGGNGRAYGIPDDNPLVGRDGLAEQYAWGFRNPWRFSFTDGRFFVADVGQNRFEEVNVVERGGNYGWNVREGAHCFSTDDPGSPPANCPTETDDGEPLEDPILEYSHEGNGVSGISVIGGYYYTGGIGPLSERYVFGDYQAEGTIFTASEPDDGGLWNLSRVELVTGSGEGPGQYLLAFGRDTDGELYVLTTDSGGPQGSSGAVHRLVAV; translated from the coding sequence ATGACACGCAGACGGGATCTGCTCCGGGTGGGTGCGGCCGCGGTTGGTGGGGCACTGGCGGGGTGTTCGTTCTTGGAGAGCAACACGCAGCCGTCGGAGTCGGTCGGGACCGAGCAGGTAGCGGCCGGATTTACCGCGCCACTGGGGATGGAGACGGTCGGAGACGGTCGCTTTCTGATCGCCGACCAGACAGGACAGGTGTATCCGGTGGATTCGGACGGGCGGCGCGAAGAGCCAGTACTGGACCTCACAGATCGAATGGTCGAGCTGAATCCCGGCTACGACGAGCGTGGACTGTTGGGGATTGCGACGGGACCGAACTTCGCTGAGCGGCGGCGACTGTTCGTCCGGTACAGTGCCCCGCTCCGGTCGGAGATGCCCGACGGATACAGTCACACGTTCGTCCTGTCGTCGTTCGCGGTGGACGAGAACCTGCGGGCGGATCCGTCGAGCGAGCGAATCGTGCTGGAGATTCCCGAGCCACAGGCGAACCACAACGCCGGATCGGTCACCTTCGGGCCGGACGGATTCCTCTACGTCGGGGTCGGTGACGGCGGTGGCGGCAACGACGTGGGACAGGGCCACGTCTCGGACTGGTACGACCGTAACGACGGCGGCAACGGGCAAGACATGACCGAGAACCTCCTGGGGAGTATCCTCCGGATCGACGTGCGCGAGGGTGCGGGCGGGAACGGGCGGGCGTACGGGATCCCCGACGACAACCCACTGGTCGGGCGAGACGGCCTTGCCGAACAGTACGCCTGGGGCTTTCGCAACCCCTGGCGGTTCTCCTTCACCGACGGACGGTTCTTCGTCGCGGACGTGGGGCAGAATCGGTTCGAGGAGGTCAACGTCGTCGAGCGGGGCGGCAACTACGGGTGGAACGTCCGGGAAGGGGCCCACTGTTTCAGCACGGACGATCCGGGGTCGCCGCCGGCGAACTGTCCCACCGAGACCGACGACGGAGAACCGCTGGAAGATCCGATACTCGAATATTCCCACGAAGGTAACGGTGTCAGTGGGATCTCTGTCATCGGTGGTTACTACTACACTGGCGGCATCGGACCACTCTCCGAGCGGTACGTATTCGGCGATTATCAGGCGGAGGGGACGATCTTCACCGCCAGTGAACCCGACGACGGTGGGCTCTGGAACCTGTCGCGAGTAGAACTGGTGACCGGGAGCGGCGAGGGTCCCGGGCAGTATCTGCTGGCGTTCGGTCGCGATACCGACGGCGAGCTGTACGTGCTGACGACCGACAGCGGCGGGCCACAGGGGAGTTCCGGCGCCGTCCATCGGCTCGTGGCGGTCTGA
- the guaB gene encoding IMP dehydrogenase → MANDNEFFSEKLRVPEALTFDDVLLRPKESRVEPDEADTATRVSKNVELTVPVLSAAMDTVTESDMAIAMARQGGLGVLHQNMTVDEMVTEVERIKRADELIIRDVVTANPDQTVQDVDEMMERAGVSGAPVVDEDDEVLGIISGTDIRPYLEVGERDEVGEAMTDEVITAPEDVTAREALELMYDHKIERVPIVDDADRLVGLVTMQGILQRRQYDDAARDENGKLRAGVAVGPHDTERATAADAAGADVLFIDCAHAHNRNVIESARDIKDRVEADVVVGNIGTREAAEAVVDFADGVKVGIGPGSICTTRVVTGSGMPQITAVAQVADVASQQDVPVIADGGIRYSGDAIKAIAAGADAVMLGSYFAGTDEAPGRVITMNGKKYKQYRGMGSVGAMQSGGGERYLKEEDEDEEFVPEGVEAATPYQGPLEDELHQLVGGMQSGMGYVGAETIPEFKERAEFVRVSSAGQQESHPHDVVITDEAPNYSPEE, encoded by the coding sequence ATGGCGAACGACAACGAGTTCTTCTCGGAGAAACTCCGGGTTCCGGAGGCGCTGACGTTCGACGACGTACTCCTGCGACCGAAGGAGAGTCGCGTCGAACCGGACGAGGCGGACACGGCGACGCGGGTGTCGAAAAACGTCGAGCTCACCGTGCCAGTTCTCTCGGCCGCGATGGACACCGTCACCGAGAGCGACATGGCTATCGCAATGGCCCGGCAGGGCGGACTGGGGGTCCTCCACCAGAACATGACCGTCGACGAGATGGTCACCGAAGTCGAGCGCATCAAACGCGCCGACGAACTGATCATCCGCGACGTGGTTACGGCCAACCCGGACCAGACGGTCCAGGATGTCGACGAGATGATGGAGCGGGCGGGCGTCTCCGGCGCCCCGGTCGTCGACGAGGACGACGAAGTGCTGGGGATCATCTCCGGCACCGACATCCGGCCGTACCTGGAGGTCGGCGAGCGCGACGAGGTGGGCGAGGCTATGACCGACGAGGTCATCACGGCCCCCGAGGACGTGACCGCCCGCGAAGCGCTCGAACTGATGTACGACCACAAGATCGAGCGCGTCCCCATCGTCGACGATGCGGACCGGCTCGTCGGACTGGTGACGATGCAGGGCATCCTCCAGCGCCGCCAGTACGACGACGCCGCCCGCGACGAGAACGGCAAACTCCGCGCCGGCGTCGCCGTCGGTCCCCACGACACCGAACGCGCGACTGCCGCCGACGCCGCCGGTGCCGACGTGCTCTTCATCGACTGCGCTCACGCCCACAACCGCAACGTCATCGAGAGCGCCCGCGACATCAAAGACCGCGTCGAGGCCGACGTGGTCGTCGGCAACATCGGCACCCGCGAGGCCGCCGAAGCCGTCGTCGACTTCGCCGACGGCGTCAAGGTGGGCATCGGCCCCGGGTCGATCTGTACTACCCGCGTCGTCACCGGGTCCGGGATGCCCCAGATCACCGCCGTCGCGCAGGTCGCCGACGTGGCCAGCCAGCAGGACGTGCCCGTCATCGCCGACGGCGGCATCCGCTACTCCGGGGACGCGATCAAGGCAATCGCGGCCGGCGCGGACGCCGTGATGCTCGGCTCCTACTTCGCCGGCACCGACGAGGCACCGGGCCGAGTCATCACGATGAACGGCAAGAAGTACAAGCAGTACCGCGGCATGGGAAGCGTCGGCGCGATGCAGTCCGGCGGGGGCGAACGCTACCTCAAGGAGGAAGACGAAGACGAGGAGTTCGTCCCCGAGGGCGTCGAGGCCGCCACGCCGTATCAGGGCCCCCTCGAAGACGAACTTCACCAGCTCGTCGGCGGCATGCAAAGCGGGATGGGCTACGTCGGCGCCGAGACCATCCCGGAGTTCAAAGAGCGCGCGGAGTTCGTTCGCGTCTCCTCGGCCGGCCAGCAGGAGAGTCACCCCCACGACGTGGTCATCACCGACGAAGCGCCGAACTACAGCCCCGAAGAGTAG
- a CDS encoding DUF5794 domain-containing protein — MSQSQHPVALRIEQRVGGATRLLATVMCLPLLDGIFPALVLAGALSDPTGILEVGLLIFGGSATVAVILADMDGSPREQAKSILLVGSVVVVGAVVEAALAPTIAGFLDLAVFERFAGLVILAVAAQTASARIGDYLPRPAIIIALGLVASVDPSGAGLVVQLDPDLMLRAAAAALVAVVFALHLALFGPWLRGIVDIDRFRFGSAVALGVLPLGLFGLVPGDAPLALAVLGMTFLFAFDPQDAVADLRSDDEGEDDDDDYEPVGPASADTVAEEDHAPWL, encoded by the coding sequence ATGAGCCAGTCTCAGCACCCGGTCGCACTCCGTATCGAGCAGCGCGTGGGTGGTGCGACGCGCCTGCTCGCGACCGTCATGTGTCTGCCCCTGCTGGACGGCATCTTCCCCGCGCTCGTCCTCGCGGGTGCGCTGTCCGACCCGACCGGCATCCTCGAGGTCGGGCTGCTGATCTTCGGCGGGAGCGCGACCGTCGCGGTCATCCTCGCGGACATGGACGGCTCCCCCAGAGAGCAGGCGAAATCCATCCTGCTCGTCGGGAGCGTCGTGGTCGTCGGTGCCGTGGTCGAGGCGGCGCTGGCCCCGACCATCGCCGGGTTCCTCGACCTCGCGGTGTTCGAGCGGTTCGCCGGCCTCGTCATCCTCGCCGTGGCGGCCCAGACCGCCAGCGCCCGGATCGGTGACTACCTGCCCCGCCCGGCGATCATCATCGCACTCGGGCTGGTGGCCAGCGTAGATCCCTCGGGTGCGGGGCTGGTCGTCCAGCTCGACCCCGACCTGATGCTGCGAGCGGCCGCCGCGGCGCTCGTCGCCGTCGTCTTCGCGCTCCACCTGGCCCTCTTCGGCCCGTGGCTGCGGGGCATCGTCGACATCGACCGGTTCCGGTTCGGGAGCGCCGTTGCCCTCGGTGTCCTCCCGCTGGGTCTGTTCGGTCTGGTGCCCGGCGACGCGCCGCTGGCACTCGCGGTACTTGGGATGACCTTCCTGTTCGCGTTCGATCCCCAGGACGCGGTGGCGGACCTCCGGTCGGACGACGAGGGCGAAGACGATGACGACGACTACGAGCCCGTCGGCCCGGCGAGCGCCGACACCGTCGCGGAGGAAGACCACGCGCCCTGGTTGTGA
- a CDS encoding DUF5795 family protein: protein MADNRVVQGRMVTPGKLAELIEGESVMDAEAIEDADRDCPECGGNVLEVGYMPSVTEFVTGQKCQDCDWSDTDRD from the coding sequence ATGGCCGACAACCGCGTCGTTCAGGGCCGGATGGTCACGCCCGGCAAACTGGCAGAGCTCATCGAAGGGGAGAGCGTGATGGACGCAGAAGCGATCGAGGACGCCGACCGGGACTGCCCCGAATGCGGCGGTAACGTCCTCGAAGTGGGCTACATGCCCTCCGTCACCGAGTTCGTCACCGGCCAGAAGTGCCAGGACTGTGACTGGTCCGACACGGACCGGGACTGA
- a CDS encoding DUF2237 family protein — protein MTDEQNVLGMELETCSDDPATGFERDGCCRPHPADAGRHEICAVVTEEFLEFSASRGNDLVTPRPELNFPGLEPGDRWCLCVGRWLEAEDEGVAPPVVLEATSEEVLEDVMFTTLNQYEYEE, from the coding sequence ATGACCGACGAGCAGAACGTCCTCGGGATGGAGCTAGAGACCTGCAGCGACGACCCGGCGACCGGTTTCGAGCGGGACGGCTGCTGTCGCCCCCACCCCGCCGACGCCGGCCGGCACGAGATCTGTGCCGTCGTCACCGAGGAGTTTCTCGAGTTCAGCGCGTCCCGCGGGAACGACCTCGTGACGCCCCGTCCGGAACTGAACTTCCCCGGACTGGAACCCGGCGACCGCTGGTGTCTCTGCGTCGGTCGCTGGCTCGAAGCCGAGGACGAGGGCGTCGCCCCGCCCGTCGTGTTAGAAGCGACGAGCGAGGAGGTACTGGAGGACGTTATGTTTACGACGCTGAATCAGTACGAGTACGAGGAGTGA
- a CDS encoding NADP-dependent malic enzyme, which yields MGLDEDALEYHRTDPPGKIETETTKPTNTQRDLSLAYSPGVAAPCREIDDDPTEAYTYTAKGNLVGVVSNGSAVLGLGDIGAQASKPVMEGKGVLFKRFADIDVFDVEYDFDEPDAFVEAVAGMEPTFGGINLEDIKAPECFEIEERLRERMSIPVFHDDQHGTAIITGAALLNATHILEKDIEDLDITFAGAGAAATATARFYVSLGVPREQITIADEHGIITTERDDLDEFVEPFASQPEERGDLADAMAGADVFVGLSVGGIVSQEMVRSMAENPVVFAMANPDPEIDYASAKAARDDTVIVATGRSDYPNQVNNVLGFPFIFRGALDVRATEINEAMKVAAAEAIARLARTDVPDAVRKAYDDEPLQFGPDYIIPKPLDSRVLFEVATAVASAAMDSGAARRDLDLDSYRERLEARLGKSREMMRVVLNRATNAPKRVVLAEGDDEKIVRAGHQLAAEGIAEPILVGDREVIWRSIDDLGLDFDPVVVDPEEDQLDPYAERLYELRKRNGITRTEAADLVEDDNYLASVMVEMGDADVMLTGLTHNYPSALKPPLQVVGTADDADYAAGVYMLTFKNRVVFVADATVNQNPDADVLEEVTRHTADLARRFDVDPRAALLSYSDFGSVDNEGTRKPREAAQRLRADPDVDFPVDGEMQADTAVVEDLLTEDYEFSDLDGPANVLVFPNLEAGNIGYKLLQRLGGAEAIGPMLVGMDKPVHVLQRGDEVNDIVNLAAVAVVDAQENGY from the coding sequence ATGGGACTGGACGAGGACGCACTGGAGTACCACCGGACCGATCCGCCCGGGAAGATCGAGACGGAGACGACCAAACCGACCAACACGCAACGCGATCTGAGCCTCGCGTATTCGCCGGGCGTCGCCGCCCCCTGCCGCGAGATCGACGACGACCCCACCGAGGCCTACACCTACACCGCCAAGGGCAACCTCGTCGGCGTCGTCTCGAACGGCTCCGCCGTGCTCGGACTGGGCGACATCGGCGCACAGGCCTCCAAACCCGTGATGGAAGGCAAGGGCGTCCTGTTCAAGCGCTTCGCGGACATCGACGTGTTCGACGTGGAGTACGACTTCGACGAGCCCGACGCGTTCGTCGAGGCCGTCGCCGGCATGGAGCCGACCTTCGGCGGGATCAATCTGGAGGACATCAAAGCGCCGGAGTGTTTCGAGATCGAGGAGCGCCTCCGCGAACGCATGTCGATCCCCGTCTTCCACGACGATCAACACGGGACCGCCATCATCACCGGCGCGGCCCTGCTGAACGCCACCCACATCCTCGAGAAGGACATCGAGGATCTCGACATCACTTTCGCCGGCGCGGGGGCCGCCGCGACCGCGACCGCTCGCTTCTACGTCTCGCTGGGCGTCCCCCGCGAGCAGATCACGATTGCGGACGAACACGGGATCATCACGACCGAGCGCGACGACCTCGACGAGTTCGTCGAGCCCTTCGCCAGCCAACCCGAGGAGCGCGGCGACCTCGCCGACGCCATGGCCGGCGCGGACGTGTTCGTCGGCCTCTCGGTCGGCGGCATCGTCTCCCAGGAGATGGTCCGGTCGATGGCCGAGAACCCAGTCGTCTTCGCCATGGCCAATCCCGATCCCGAGATCGACTACGCGTCGGCCAAGGCGGCCCGCGACGACACCGTGATCGTCGCGACCGGCCGCTCGGACTACCCGAATCAGGTGAACAACGTCCTCGGGTTCCCCTTCATCTTCCGGGGCGCGCTAGACGTCCGCGCGACCGAGATCAACGAGGCGATGAAAGTCGCCGCGGCCGAGGCCATCGCCCGCCTCGCACGGACCGACGTGCCCGACGCGGTCAGGAAGGCCTACGACGACGAACCGCTCCAGTTCGGCCCCGACTACATCATCCCGAAACCGCTGGACTCGCGCGTCCTGTTCGAGGTGGCCACCGCCGTCGCCAGCGCCGCGATGGACAGCGGTGCGGCACGTCGCGACCTCGACCTCGACTCCTACCGCGAACGGCTCGAGGCCCGCCTCGGCAAGTCGAGGGAGATGATGCGGGTCGTCCTCAACCGCGCGACGAACGCACCGAAACGGGTCGTTCTCGCGGAGGGCGACGACGAGAAGATCGTTCGCGCTGGCCATCAGCTCGCCGCCGAAGGGATCGCCGAACCCATCCTCGTCGGCGACCGCGAAGTGATCTGGCGGTCCATCGACGACCTCGGACTGGACTTCGATCCCGTCGTCGTCGACCCGGAGGAAGACCAGCTCGATCCCTACGCCGAGCGGTTGTACGAACTCCGGAAGCGCAACGGGATTACGCGGACCGAGGCCGCCGACCTCGTCGAGGACGACAACTACCTCGCCAGCGTCATGGTCGAGATGGGCGACGCCGACGTGATGTTGACCGGCCTCACCCACAACTATCCCTCGGCGCTCAAGCCACCGCTGCAGGTCGTGGGTACCGCCGACGACGCCGACTACGCCGCCGGCGTCTACATGCTCACGTTCAAGAACCGCGTCGTCTTCGTCGCCGACGCCACCGTCAACCAGAACCCCGACGCCGACGTGCTCGAAGAGGTCACGCGCCACACCGCCGACCTCGCCCGCCGGTTCGACGTGGACCCCCGCGCCGCCCTGCTCTCCTACTCGGACTTCGGCTCGGTCGACAACGAAGGGACGCGCAAGCCCCGCGAGGCCGCCCAGCGGCTCCGGGCCGACCCCGACGTTGATTTTCCCGTCGACGGCGAGATGCAGGCCGACACCGCCGTCGTCGAGGACCTGCTGACCGAGGACTACGAGTTCTCCGACCTCGACGGCCCCGCGAACGTCCTCGTCTTCCCCAATCTGGAAGCTGGCAACATCGGCTACAAACTCCTCCAGCGTCTGGGTGGAGCCGAAGCTATCGGTCCGATGCTCGTCGGTATGGACAAGCCCGTCCACGTCCTCCAGCGCGGCGACGAGGTCAATGATATTGTCAATCTGGCGGCGGTGGCGGTCGTGGACGCTCAGGAGAACGGCTACTGA